Within Pseudomonas sp. LBUM920, the genomic segment GCCTCTAACGCGTAGCAGGAACAACTGGGGTAGAAACGACAGTGGTCGGCCATCAGAGGACTAATGGCATAACGGTAAAACTGGATCGGAACGAGGGCCAGTTTACGCATTGGTGCTGTCTACCCCTACAGTTTCGGTGCTGACTGCTGGTGCTGGCTTGTTGGTACGCGCCAAACGTTTCCAGAGCTTGCCGAAATGCTGAATCAATTCGGGGTTTTCTACGTCCCCCAAGCCTTTGCGCGCGACGATAACAATATCCCAACCAACCAGAGTTTCCTGGTGGAGGCGAAACGATTCGCGCATCAGACGCTTGAGGCGATTGCGCTCAACGGAGAGCTTTACGCTCTTCTTGCCGATCACCAAGCCGAGGCGGGGGTGATCCAGATCGTTGTTACGCGCAAGGAGCAGGAGATTTTTCCCCCGAACCTTGCCGGTGGGGGAGTCAAAGACTGCCTTGAAATGCCGGGGGGTTAGCAGACGCTTTTCCCGACTGAAGTCCTGACTCACCACCAGTACCGGATTATCAAACTGCCAGACGCGCACGACCTTTGGCGCGGCGACGCGACAGGACAGCACGGCCGTTCTTGGTGGCCAT encodes:
- the rnpA gene encoding ribonuclease P protein component, which encodes MSQDFSREKRLLTPRHFKAVFDSPTGKVRGKNLLLLARNNDLDHPRLGLVIGKKSVKLSVERNRLKRLMRESFRLHQETLVGWDIVIVARKGLGDVENPELIQHFGKLWKRLARTNKPAPAVSTETVGVDSTNA
- the rpmH gene encoding 50S ribosomal protein L34, which encodes MKRTFQPSTIKRARTHGFRARMATKNGRAVLSRRRAKGRARLAV